The following proteins are co-located in the Nomia melanderi isolate GNS246 chromosome 1, iyNomMela1, whole genome shotgun sequence genome:
- the LOC116432718 gene encoding transmembrane reductase CYB561D2, producing the protein MVQESHNLRTIKIDDPTVVSSTTVSTESENTGNGASLYSKCVTAIDVVNHVLIVCLTVLTLYYSAVSTGVLDLHITLCTIGYILLMSEAIVVLAGESALTNFLSRRAKSHIHWILQVLGLGCILAGVVIMYRVKKVHFKSNHAILGLSSLVMMIVLTVCGYPVLVAAKLRKLIRPVILKFGHNLLGISCFVVGMASQCLGYKMRWLPNVSGIPNVQAISLVLTSAIIVLTVRSALPTLFRQFRSCFR; encoded by the exons ATGGTGCAAGAGTCGCACAACTTGAGGACGATAAAAATCGACGATCCGACGGTGGTCTCGTCGACGACGGTCTCAACGGAAAGCGAGAACACCGGTAACGGCGCGAGCTTGTACAGCAAGTGTGTGACAGCGATCGACGTCGTGAACCATGTACTCATCGTATGTTTGACGGTGCTGACCCTGTACTACTCGGCGGTATCCACCGGCGTGCTGGATCTTCACATCACTCTCTGCACAATAGGG TACATCCTGCTGATGTCCGAGGCTATCGTGGTGCTGGCTGGCGAGAGCGCGCTGACGAACTTTCTTTCGCGGCGTGCCAAGAGCCACATACACTGGATCCTGCAGGTGTTAGGGCTGGGGTGCATCCTGGCCGGCGTGGTGATCATGTACAGGGTGAAGAAGGTACACTTCAAATCGAACCACGCGATACTGGGCCTGTCCTCGCTCGTTATGATGATCGTCCTGACTGTCTGCGGTTACCCTGTGCTGGTTGCGGCGAAACTACGGAAGCTGATCAGACCGGTGATCCTCAAGTTCGGCCACAACCTGTTAGGTATAAGCTGCTTCGTCGTGGGCATGGCCTCGCAGTGCCTCGGATACAAGATGAGATGGCTGCCGAACGTTTCCGGTATACCGAACGTTCAGGCGATCTCGCTCGTGCTGACCTCCGCGATTATCGTTCTGACCGTCAGGAGCGCTTTGCCTACGCTCTTCCGGCAGTTTAGGTCTTGCTTTAGGTAG